The Mastomys coucha isolate ucsf_1 unplaced genomic scaffold, UCSF_Mcou_1 pScaffold20, whole genome shotgun sequence nucleotide sequence gTGAGTTGTTGCTCAGGAGGAAAGCACAGGGGCCAGTCCTGTCAGTGGTTACTTGTCAGCTGGCACCTCTGAAAAGCAAGAGATCAAGTCAGTCTTCAGTACCATCTTACATGTCATCCAAAGTGACTTTCCTTACCATGGTATGCTAGAGGCAAGCATGTCATGATTGCGGGGTAGGGTGGGTGTCACTGGCCTTGGATTCAGAAGCTGGCATCTGAGTGTGCTCTTGGATGAGTGTCCTTGTATCCCCAAGTCTTGCTTTCTCATCTGAATGGTGAGGTATGTATGATTGCCATATTTGTGAGGAAGTGGTTAGGGAAAGAATGCAACTTGttcttgaggtttttgttttttcagtcaTGGAAAAGCTTGGGTATCTTTTTCACAAAGTAAGAGTGTGCTGAAGACcaggggtgcagctcagtggtagtgtgTTTATCTAGAATGCATGATGCCTTGGTTTTCATCCCAGCACTACACAAAAACCCTAAGATCCTTATGTGTTTGCTGGCATTTTCAGTGCTACTGTGGCAGATTCCCTTAGTGAAGCTATACTGTAAAGATGTTTTAAAGCCAGATAATTTGAAATGCTGGAAATAGGCATCGGCACTACCTCATAGTTAGAGAACTGAGGCTCAGATGGCGCCTAACAGCTAGCTGACACTAGTCCCTGGAACACAGGGCTGTGGAAGATTGACCTGGTGATCCAGCCCTCCTGGGTTGCTACATATAAAAGCTCACCGCCCTTTCCCACAGGTAGTCAGGATGATTAGAACCTCAAGGGTGGGGTTAGGGGGAGAAAATTTGTATCATTCGTAAAGTAGGCTAAGCTCCATTTTGGATTGACTCACCTTTGACTTCTTCCCAGAGGATATCCTGAAGAAACTTCCCCAGGGCCCGGCCATGCTGCTGGTACTGAGCTCCTGACAGCTTGATGCCAACGTCAAAGGGAGCATTGAACTAGAAGGTAGGGTTAATAGGTAGCCTTAGGCCTCATCCTATGTGGTTTGCCCTGTTCCAAATGCCCCAGTCTCCCCAGGGAGGCCATGTCCTGTTAGCCATCTGGGTATCTGAGTGATTTGCGAATGTAATCTTAGAGCCAGGAGGGTGTGCTAACTCTCCCTGTCCTCAGGGTAGGAACTCAGAGAGGCGGGGTGACCTCCCTTGTCACAAACAGGTGATAGCCAAGGATTTAGAAAGTAGGACTCTTGATGAAATCTGCCCAGCCCCAAGTCCTTGCTTAGCATGGGCACAGACTGTCAGGCTGCTAGGCACCAGGTAGACTAGGCTTCTACAGCAGATGGTAGCCTGTTCCTCTATAGTTTGTTTTGGCCTGCAGGAAATCTTAAGTAGGAAacagtatggatgtgtgtgcacgtgctatgcctttttttttttttctggacacaGGAATGTCCATAGATCCCTTCTAACCTCCTTTAGCAAATGCTAATTTTTCTTCTCGCACTCCATTGTCAGGGCAAGTTGGTCAGATCATCTAACTGTTGTGAAAGAAAACCACTGCACAGCATTAGAGGGCTGCCAGAAGTGTGGACATTCCAGGTTCTTACACAGCATGGAAAAGTCCCCTTTCCCTTGATTCAGGGCCCATCTGTTTAGTGAGTACAGGTGGTTGACATTCTGTCTCTAGACCTGATTTTGGGAAATAAAACTTTGAAGAGAGGTGGAGCCTCAGATGGGAGGTAAGCAGTGTCATATTCTGTGCCCAGTTGCTACATCCTTTTTCATCTGCCTGTGCCCAGTACTTACTATGCAGTATCACAGAAACTAGGAAGTGTTGTTAATCCCAgccatgcatgcgtgcgtgcgtgcgtgcgtgcgtgcatgcgtgcgtgcgtgcgtgcgtgcgtgcgtgcgtgcgtgtgcaatGAGACTTCTTCCCTATGAGAACTAAGTACAAGGCTCTTGAGGTTGGGGTGGCTACCCGCCCAGTATGAACCTGGGTTGTATCACAAGACTGTGTGTTACTGAAGGAACGTTGGTGAATCAGGAATTAGTTTTAAGTGTCACACTTCCTGTGGAGCAAGGGTTTGAGAAGGTGCCTAGGTTCTAGGgagggtcagagagcaggagtttagtttgtttgtttgtttgtttctttgttccctttctttcttccttccttccttccttccttccttcctttctttctttctttctttctttctttctttctttctttctttctttcttttttttttgtggattttcaagacagggtttctccgtatagccctggctgtcctggaactcactctatagatcaggctggcttcgaactcagagatctgcttgcctctgcctcccaagtgctgggattaaaggcgtgtgccaccactgtcctgctcAGTTTGTGTTTCTTATCTCCAAAATTTAGCAAATGATGCCAGCTTACTTAGCTTACAGGGTCTTGTATAGAAAAGTGATCCATGATAAAGGTAAACAGGCTGTGGGTGAGGCCCCTGGAAGAGTGCCTGACTAGCAGTTGTGAAGCTCTAGCTTGTGTCTCCTGCTTCCCAGCTTCTCATGGTTGCGTGTTTGAAGACGAAGTTGTTGCATGCAGACACAGAGTATAGGGACTGGCATTGTCAGGTGCTGCTTCCAGTTCCCAGGGGAATCCTAGATGAGCTGCTGAGAGGCACCTATGGTCCCTTTATTCCCTTTTCCCAATCCAAAGCTATTTGTGTTTTTCCTTAGCCCATCCAATTTTTTGGAGCAAGCCCAAGTCCGTTAGGCCACACATGTGGGCTAGCTAGCCTAGCCTGCACTAGCAGCCCTCCTATCTCTCCATCACCAGGGCAGGCCTGAGAGGTCCCTGGGACAAACAaggcttccttctgtttctgtatctCCATCAGTGCTTCCTGGCTCCTTGTGACCCCTTAAAATCTGCTTGTCTTGTTTTTGCTGCTCCCTTGCTACCCTTGAAACAGTTACCTGTGAACATTTTGCTCTTGGGATGGAGACCCTGAGCCCCTTGTGGTGCTGTTGGTGCTGGACTTCAACCCTTGGGTAGCCTAAAAAGCCAGCATGTGGCTTATCCTCCACACCACAACCCCTTTACTGTTTATAAGAACATCCTGGTGCCTGGGTACCAACCCTAATCTCCaactcctcctctgcctcttctgcttgtcctctgtcctctgggtGGAGCCAGCCTTCCAGAGCTCGTGGCTGCAGTTTAGCTGGTGGCTTCTTGGATTCCTTTCTCtgctggaaaggaaaagagggtcttttctctctccctcttccctctttccttccctccctccctttctcctctcctccttccctctcccccttctcttctctctctctctctccctctccccttctctctgtctctctctctctgttttggctttttgatttttaagacagggtttctctgagtaacagcccctggctgtcttggattTACTTTATAGATCAGGCAGGCTGgtctcacagaaatccacctgtctctgcctcccgagtgctgagactaaaagcatatgctaccacacctggcttcttacaatttaaaattatgttttttgtttgtgtttgttcgttttgttttaagatacagtctcactatgtatgtagtccagggtggccttgaacttgagggccacctgtcttcatctcccagtactaggattacaggtgtgcactgccatgcttGGCTGAGGTTTTCTCTCTAGGATCTTAAATCTGCATATCCTAAAAGCAGAATTGGGTCACATCCAGAGGCCCCTTTTATGCTGTGAGAAGGTGTGAAGCCCAGATAGATAGAGCTACTATTGTTGGTCATAGGGCTGGAACAGACCACAGGTCAGGATAGGTGTGGGGCTTGGGGAGACAGACTTACCTGGGCTTTCTGGTGCTCTGGACTCAGGAAGCTGGAACCTGCCATGGCCATGTCTGTCCAGAGCATGCTGAGGAGTAGCAAACTGCAGATGCTCCCTGAAGACAGCATGGTCTTGGTGGTGAGGATGATGACCTGGGGGAGAGAAGGTCTCTAGTAGCCTACTTCATCTCCATGTTATATGCCTTAGAATTTACTCAGGGTGGAATCCAGCAAGCTTCTAGAAGGATAAGACTGCTGGATGAAGCAAGGCTCTCTTGTTGCTATCTTATAAAGGTGAGCGAGCTGAAGGCTGACCTCTGCCTTACTGTGAAGGAGGCCTGTCCATTTCAGTGTCGCTTGTCCTGAGCCCTCAAGAGCCTGTTGACAGAACTAATTAGGCTGAACAGTGAGTGAGCTCACTGAAACTCAGAGAAAGTAAATGAGTGGCCAGTGCTGAATAATTTAGACCCTGGTGAGCGTTCatgttcatgcatacacatacatatacacatacacagacagcaGAGAGAGCTTACCTGGAATGCCTGGGGATGGAAGGCTGTGGTGcctgctggctggctgctccttATATAGGAAGCCTTGTGTTTGTTCACGTCCGGTAGCCTCATCTCTTGAGGCTGGTAGTTTATGTGGGCAGTATTGCATTCCTTGGGAACTAAGTACTCTTTTCCCCTCATTGTTGAAGAACAAACAGTGGAGCACAGGTGCTAAAGCCAGAACAGGGCTTTGGGTGGGACACCAGCTCCTGATTTCTCTCTGGTCCTCATGTGGGCTTGGCCCTTGTGGTGGATTGGCAGGTGAGCTCTGAGGTCTTGCTTAGTTGTGGTATGACCTTGGCTTGCCTCCTTCCATGTGAGATGATATTGCCACCAGGAGAACTCAAAGATTTTGTCCAGTTTTGCCTTGCCACTGAGGTGGCTGTGGCTTCTATACACTGATCACATAGAGACCTGCTTCTGGGGTGTTCCCAAAAATGAGCTGAACTGCTGAACTCCTGTCCCTAGGAGCAAGTGTCGGGAAATGTGCACCTGGTGGTTATCCCTTTATTGCTTGCCTATGTCTTGCTTGGCCTTACTGGTTGATTTCGTTTTGCACTGTTGGGCATAATTCCCAGGGCCTTGTATTGGGTAGGCATTTTTCACTGAGCCGAAGCCTGTTCTGGTGTTTGTTAACCTAGCAACTTCGCCTCTCTGTTCTCTGGCAGGTATCAAGGCTCTAGCACAAGGAATGCAGATGAGATAGACCTGGTATAGGAGTCCTGCAATATAGCTTTAACAGGGGACACCTTCCTGGTATGCTCTTAAGAAAATAGGGCATtgcagtggcagaggcaggcagatctctgagtgtgaggccagtctgaactactgagtgagttccaagacagccaaggctagcagagaaaccctgtctcagaaacaaaagaaaaataggatgGCTTCAAGGGCTGGGGCCTATAGATTCCTTTCTGGGGCAGTATAGGCTCCTGAAGCACTGCTTTCTGACCTGTCCCTGCTGCCACAGTGTTGGCGACATTGCAGTGGCCGGTTACTCTGGATGTCCAGTTAGGGGCTGTTAACAACAAGACAAATGGTTCAGAGCCCCATGATATCCTGACCTACTATGAATTTTGGAGGAGATTGGGCTCTTGTGGGATCTCTTGGTGCAGATGAGGTGTGGGCTGGGTTGCAACTCCTGTGAGAAAGACCATCTGGCAGAGGTAGCAGAAATCCCAACATAACTCTGTCACCAGGTACCTTCATAAGCCTGTCACCCACCTGAGCTTAGAAACCATTTGGCCCTGAGGCCCTGGGGGCTAAAGGTGAGATGGTATGGAAACACTGCAGCCTTCCTTTCTGTGAGGACAGAAAACCTGTGCATAGTGACCAGGCATCGGCTGAGATATGAGGCTTGTCCACTCAGCTGCTGAAAGCCTTTGGAGGCAGGAGGTGCTGGTATTGATCTTAGATAAATCCACAGATGAACAAACATGAGTTGCTAACTATCTAGGGATAGAGCTGGAATTCTCTAGTCACATACCTTGCCATCTAGAGTGTAGGATAGCAGTGAAGATTGTCTGGCaatgggaggatggagggaaaagGCCTCAGAACATATCTAACGACCTGCCCATAGCTGTGGAAGAACAGCTGGGAAATGTGCCTGCATCCTATCAATAGGAGCTTGGGAGAGATTACATGGCTCTAGAAAGGACAGCCCCCCATTCTTAATAAAGCCAAGACCAAAACAGGTGGACTAAATTTCAATGGATGTtttattagggttctctagagaaacaactGACAAAATGAACATAATTATATTAAGGGGAACTTATTAGAGTGATTTATAGGCCAACAAAGGGTGTCTACTGacagaaaggccaagaatccATTAGTTGTTCAGTCATGATGTGGGATGTCAGCTGGTGTTTCCTTCCACGTCCTTTTTATATGGGCTGCTTTctgaaggtgtggcccagagtTAGAGTGAGTCTTCCCACCTTAAATGATTCAATccagaaaaatccctcacaggcatgcctagCTGCTTGGGTTTAGTTGACTCCAGATGTAGTcatgttgacaaccaagattattTACGTCACACATATATGACCACATTTAACTGTTAGGtccaaaatattttgttttaatgtgtgatTAACAACAAGTTGTTACTGAActcttttatagtttttaaatccagtgggtattttgttctaagCGTGCTCTTAAGTGTTTTGTAGTGTCCAGGCTTCTGTGCCTGCAGTGCTGTTGAAGGATCCTTCTGGCACTCTTCGGTCTCCTTTCAAAGCCCAGCATATCCCACTGGCTTTCCTGCCCTTCTACCATCTTAGAACTGTAGCCCCAGCCTTtccttctttagtttctattcAACAGTGTTTGCCCTCAGCCTAATGGTGACCCAGAACCTAACTCTGCACAAGTCTATTGTGTTCGGATCCCACCTTGCCATCCTCACAGATTTGGTCCTTTTCCTTTCTATGTCTCCTAGTGTTCACGGGGCACTGGTAAACATTCCGGGTTGCTGGTTATCTAGCACCAGGGTCTCAGTGCTAGGTTAGGCCTGCAGGGCTCTGGCCTCAAATTGCTAGCTAGTACCAGCATGGACTAAAGCATGCTGGCATTTGGGAGAGTGCTCAGAAGCACAGGATCTCCAAGTTCATCCTTAGACCTGatattgttattaaaaaaaaaaaaaacaagccgggcagtggtggcgcatgcctttaatcccagcacttgggaggcagagacaggtggatttctgagtttgaggccagcctggtctacagagtgagttccaggacagccagggctacacagagaaaccctgtctcgaaaaaccaaaaccaaaccaaaacaaacatgttttttcccttttagattttcattatttttaaattatgtaggtgtgggtgtgtgtacttGTGGGTGCAGATGCCTGCGGAGGCTAGAGATGATAGAACAAGATTTACATATGGGCTTTAGAGGTATCAACATTATTCAAGTTCCCCAAAACCTTGCACTGAATCATTGTAATTACCACAGATGACTGCCTAGTCTCGACTCATGAGAAGTTACTGCCTTCTGAGTGcatttgcaattattttattaCCTGGGTATGCCATTTGCACAGGGGAGGCAAGAGATCACTATGtaggtttctctttctttactaaTTTTCAAAGTTAGGGTTGACTCATACTTTTCTTAACTTGAACTCACAAATTAATGTACGTGTTGGCTTTTCACCTTATCCATCCTATCCAGTGCTTTTTTTCAATGACTCTGGATGCTTTTGAAATAACCCCAGTTTTGAATAACTTTCTATTTCACTGAGGTCCTTCAAGTACATTGTGTACATTTCCTTCTCAGACCCAAAATCAAACATGTGTCTAAGAAGCTTTGGTTTGCTTTcgtgggaagtgtgtgtgtgtgtgtgtgtgtgtatgtgtgtgtacacacaaaatGGTGAAGGTCAGAAGTCAACATTAGGTGTCTTCCTTAATTACTCTCTAGTTTATTTACTTAGGTAGTCTTTCTCATTGAATTGAGAACTTGAAATTCAGTTTGTCTAGCTAGTCAGCTTTTCTGGGGTCCTCTGGTCCCACATCTTGGGCGTTAGGTGCGGCTGATGCCACACCTGCCCAGATGTTATGGAAATGCTGGGATTCTCAGGCTTCTGTGGTAAAATCTTTAATTATGAAGCGGTCTGTGCCTGGGAACTGGTTTTGAAACTGTGTCAGGTACATTGTTCTGAGGCTTCCTTCCCTCAGCACTGAGATTAGAAGTGCAAAATTTAAAagtgcattgtgtatgtgtgctcgtttatgtgtatgggcatacAGCATGTGGAAGTTACATCTTATGAGAGTCAATTCTCCTTCCACAGATGTGAAACCCAGGAATCAACCTCAGGTTCTAAGATTTGCCAGCAAGTGCCTTaacctgctgatccatcttgccagcccagaaaaatgcatacttttaaaaggaaaaatattaggctggagagatggctcctggtTAAGAGTTAGTCaggctcttacagaggacctgaattcagttcctggtATCCATGTTGCATGGCTGGAaaccactgtaactccagctccagggaatccaaatgcccttttctggcactTGCATTCATGGCTACATGAttgaaacacagacacatacatggaagATCCAATGTCAACCTGCTGAGtttaatttttgtatgtgttgGGGGTTTAAGGTTCATAAGTTATTTTGTTTGACGAGTATTGTAGGAGCAAATAATTACTGGGTAGAATGTGTTATAAGGATGGTTCATATGTTCTGTAAATGTTCTGAAatatctttgttctgttactgAATGAGGATTGCGATGTCAAACTAAAATTGTAGATGGTTTCTTTGCAGTGTAAGTGCAGTCACATCTTGGATTGTTAAGTCTTCCCACATTGACCCTTTTATCAggttctggtgtctctgaaggcATTGCTCCTTCTAAAGTCTGTCTTATTTGACAGAAACAGATACTTGATTCTTTCCTTTGGATAGCTATCTAATAcctgttttcagtatttttatgatTTCTCCCCTTTGTGTTTAATAAGGTGGAGCTCATTACATAGCCTGGCTCTCTTCCTGACTTGGTTGGGATTCTGGCATATGCTACTGTTGgctgtttccttctcttcttcctccttccttctttttcttctcctccctcctcttccttcttgttttggGTGGGGAGACAGGGACAAGTTCTTGCTGTTATTTTCAGGCTGATTTGAACTGCTGGACTCAGTTGATTCTCCCAAGGCCTCATTGTGAGTAGCTGTAATTATTGATGTGTGCCATTATACCCAGCTACTgctgttttgtgtgcatgtagatgtgtgcaggtatgtataCAGACCAGAGACTGGCATCAAATGCTTCCCTTATTTGCTCCCCACTcacaattttatcttttattatgtgtatgca carries:
- the Ghrl gene encoding appetite-regulating hormone isoform X2; the encoded protein is MLSSGSICSLLLLSMLWTDMAMAGSSFLSPEHQKAQRKESKKPPAKLQPRALEGWLHPEDRGQAEEAEEELEIRFNAPFDVGIKLSGAQYQQHGRALGKFLQDILWEEVKEVPADK
- the Ghrl gene encoding appetite-regulating hormone isoform X1; translation: MLSSGSICSLLLLSMLWTDMAMAGSSFLSPEHQKAQQRKESKKPPAKLQPRALEGWLHPEDRGQAEEAEEELEIRFNAPFDVGIKLSGAQYQQHGRALGKFLQDILWEEVKEVPADK